From the Pseudomonas sp. SORT22 genome, one window contains:
- the glgB gene encoding 1,4-alpha-glucan branching protein GlgB → MTQRKREEGGLGQRDIDALVRAEHTDPFAVLGPHPDGAGGQFVRAYLPNALNVRVLARDDSRVLAELEQGPVPGLFITHLRESQPYLLQINWAGGEQITEDPYSFGPLLGDMDLYLFAEGNHRDLAAAMGAQPLNVEGVDGVRFSVWAPNARRVSVVGDFNNWDGRRHPMRLRHPSGVWELFVPRLRAGEAYKYEVLGRDGILPLKADPLARATELPPSTASRVAGPLAHDWQDQDWMQQRGERQASSAPLSIYELHAGSWQCELDDNGEVARFYNWRELAERLVPYIQQLGFTHIELMPIMEHPFGGSWGYQPLSMFAPTARYGSAEDFAAFIDACHQAQIGVILDWVPAHFPTDTHGLARFDGTALYEYDNPLEGFHQDWDTLIYNLGRTEVHGFMLASALHWLKHFHIDGLRVDAVASMLYRDYSRKAGEWVPNRHGGRENLEAIDFLRHLNDVVALEAPGALVIAEESTAWPGVSQPTQQGGLGFAYKWNMGWMHDTLHYIQNDPIHRTYHHNEMSFGLIYAYSEHFILPISHDEVVHGKHSLIDKMPGDRWQKFANLRAYLTFMWTHPGKKLLFMGCEFGQWREWNHDSELDWYLLKYPEHLGVQRLVSDLNRLYRDERALHEQDCVPQGFQWLIGDDAHNSVYAWLRWSVNGEPLLVVANFTPVPREGYRIGVPFGERWAEVFNSDAEGYAGSNYGNLGEVASQAQPSHGQPLSLRLNLPPLGVLILRPQ, encoded by the coding sequence ATGACGCAACGCAAGCGCGAGGAAGGAGGACTGGGGCAGCGCGATATCGATGCCCTGGTAAGAGCCGAACATACCGACCCGTTCGCGGTGCTCGGTCCGCACCCGGATGGTGCCGGTGGCCAGTTTGTCCGCGCCTACCTGCCCAACGCTCTGAACGTACGGGTGCTGGCCCGTGACGACAGTCGCGTGCTGGCAGAGCTGGAGCAGGGCCCGGTACCGGGGTTGTTCATCACTCATCTGCGCGAATCGCAGCCGTACCTGTTGCAGATCAACTGGGCCGGCGGCGAGCAGATCACCGAAGACCCCTACAGCTTCGGGCCGTTGCTCGGCGACATGGACCTGTACCTGTTTGCCGAGGGCAATCACCGTGATCTTGCGGCGGCGATGGGCGCGCAACCGCTGAATGTCGAAGGTGTCGATGGCGTGCGCTTTTCGGTGTGGGCACCGAACGCCCGGCGGGTCTCGGTGGTGGGTGATTTCAACAACTGGGACGGCCGCCGTCACCCCATGCGCCTGCGCCATCCGTCCGGGGTCTGGGAACTGTTTGTGCCGCGCCTGCGGGCCGGCGAAGCGTACAAATACGAAGTGCTCGGGCGCGACGGCATCCTGCCGCTCAAGGCCGACCCGCTGGCCCGCGCCACCGAGTTGCCGCCGAGCACCGCCTCAAGGGTCGCCGGCCCCCTGGCCCATGACTGGCAAGACCAGGACTGGATGCAGCAGCGCGGTGAACGCCAGGCCAGCAGCGCGCCGCTGTCGATCTACGAATTACACGCCGGCTCCTGGCAATGTGAGCTGGACGACAATGGCGAAGTGGCGCGCTTTTACAACTGGCGCGAGCTGGCCGAGCGCCTGGTGCCCTATATCCAGCAGCTGGGCTTTACCCATATCGAGCTGATGCCGATCATGGAGCATCCGTTTGGCGGCTCCTGGGGTTACCAGCCACTGTCGATGTTCGCGCCGACCGCGCGCTACGGCAGTGCCGAAGACTTTGCCGCCTTCATCGACGCCTGCCACCAGGCGCAGATCGGCGTGATCCTCGACTGGGTGCCGGCGCATTTCCCCACCGACACCCACGGCCTGGCGCGCTTCGACGGCACCGCGCTGTACGAGTACGACAACCCGCTGGAGGGCTTCCACCAGGACTGGGACACGCTGATCTACAACCTTGGGCGCACCGAAGTGCACGGCTTCATGCTGGCCTCGGCGCTGCACTGGCTCAAGCATTTTCATATCGACGGCCTGCGCGTCGATGCCGTGGCCTCGATGCTCTACCGCGACTACTCGCGCAAGGCCGGCGAGTGGGTGCCGAATCGCCATGGCGGGCGCGAGAACCTCGAAGCCATCGACTTTTTGCGTCACCTCAACGACGTGGTGGCCCTGGAGGCCCCCGGCGCCCTGGTGATTGCCGAGGAGTCCACGGCCTGGCCAGGCGTCAGCCAGCCAACCCAGCAGGGCGGTTTGGGCTTTGCCTACAAGTGGAACATGGGCTGGATGCACGACACCCTGCATTACATCCAGAACGACCCGATCCACCGCACCTATCACCACAACGAAATGAGCTTCGGCCTGATCTACGCCTATTCCGAACATTTCATCCTGCCGATCTCCCATGACGAGGTGGTGCACGGCAAGCACTCTCTGATCGACAAGATGCCTGGCGATCGCTGGCAGAAGTTCGCCAACCTGCGCGCCTACCTGACCTTCATGTGGACCCATCCGGGCAAAAAACTGTTGTTCATGGGCTGTGAGTTCGGCCAGTGGCGCGAGTGGAACCACGACAGCGAACTGGACTGGTACCTGCTCAAGTACCCCGAGCATCTGGGTGTGCAACGGCTGGTCAGCGACCTCAACCGTTTGTACCGCGACGAGCGTGCGCTGCACGAACAGGACTGCGTGCCGCAAGGCTTTCAATGGTTGATCGGCGATGACGCGCACAACAGTGTGTATGCCTGGCTGCGCTGGAGCGTGAACGGCGAGCCGTTGCTGGTGGTGGCCAACTTCACCCCGGTGCCGCGCGAGGGCTATCGCATCGGCGTGCCGTTTGGCGAGCGCTGGGCCGAGGTGTTCAACAGCGACGCCGAGGGCTATGCCGGCTCCAACTACGGCAACCTTGGCGAGGTGGCCAGTCAGGCCCAGCCCAGCCATGGCCAGCCGCTGTCGTTGCGGCTCAACCTGCCGCCGCTGGGGGTGTTGATCCTGCGGCCGCAGTGA
- the treS gene encoding maltose alpha-D-glucosyltransferase: MAKRARPAAFIDDPLWYKDAIIYQVHVKSFFDSNNDGIGDFPGLIAKLDYIAELGVNTLWLLPFYPSPRRDDGYDIAEYKAVHPDYGTLADVKRFIAEAHKRGLRVITELVINHTSDQHPWFQKARRAKPGSKARDFYVWSDSDQKYDGTRIIFLDTEKSNWTWDPVAGQYFWHRFYSHQPDLNFDNPQVLKAVLGVMRYWLDLGVDGLRLDAIPYLIERDGTNNENLPETHQVLKKIRAEIDANYPDRMLLAEANQWPEDTQLYFGEGQGDECHMAFHFPLMPRMYMAVAQEDRFPITDILRQTPEIPANCQWAIFLRNHDELTLEMVTDRERDYLWNYYAEDRRARINLGIRRRLAPLLQRDRRRVELLCSLLLSMPGTPTLYYGDEIGMGDNIYLGDRDGVRTPMQWSIDRNGGFSRADPARLVLPPIMDPLYGFQSVNVEAQAHDPHSLLNWNRRLLAVRKQQKAFGRGALKMLTPSNRRILAYIREYTGSDGKAEIILCVANVSRAAQAAELELQQYADKVPVEMLGGSAFPPIGQLPFLLTLPPYGFYWFLLADKDQMPSWHMEPAQSLPEFTTLVLKKRMEELLEAPSRATLQDSILPQYLPKRRWFAGKESRIEQVQIAYGVRFGDTTSPVLLSEIDVQGGGQSSRYQLPFGLIGEENINSPAPQQLALARVRRGRQVGLITDGFVLESFVRAVLAGCKDGLRLPCSEGELRFTATEQLAALNLGDDAQVRYLSAEQSNSSVVVGGSLVLKLIRRVNPGVHPELEMSAYLTAAGFANISPLLAWVSRVDAKAQPHLLMIAQGYLSNQGDAWDWTQNNLERAIRDEMEPSSNDQDVHTDALQDLADFAALLGQRLGEMHLLLAAPSADPAFQPRASSSRDSQAWNKHISAQLSRALDLLQAHRASLDSASQALVDDLQQQRKSLLKHIAELSKQAVGGLLMRVHGDLHLGQVLVVQGDAYLIDFEGEPARPLDERRARHSPYKDVSGVLRSFDYAAAMVLRSASAVDLCEAARQARQRVARRYLHQARHAFVEAYGLATAAMPHAWQQADGEQAALALFSLEKVAYEILYEAENRPHWLAVPLHGLHGLISTWGEQ; encoded by the coding sequence ATGGCCAAGCGCGCCCGCCCAGCCGCCTTTATCGATGATCCGTTGTGGTACAAGGACGCGATCATCTACCAGGTACACGTCAAATCCTTCTTTGATTCCAACAACGACGGCATCGGTGACTTCCCCGGCCTGATCGCCAAGCTCGACTACATCGCCGAGCTTGGGGTCAACACCCTGTGGCTGCTGCCGTTCTACCCTTCGCCACGGCGCGATGATGGCTACGACATCGCCGAGTACAAGGCAGTGCACCCCGACTACGGCACCCTGGCTGACGTAAAACGCTTCATTGCCGAGGCCCACAAGCGCGGCCTGCGGGTGATAACCGAACTTGTCATCAACCACACCTCCGACCAGCATCCGTGGTTCCAGAAAGCCCGGCGCGCCAAGCCGGGGAGCAAGGCCCGGGACTTTTACGTGTGGTCCGACAGCGACCAGAAGTACGACGGCACGCGGATCATCTTCCTCGACACCGAGAAATCCAACTGGACCTGGGACCCGGTGGCCGGCCAATACTTCTGGCACCGCTTCTACTCGCACCAGCCGGACCTCAATTTCGACAACCCGCAGGTGCTCAAGGCGGTGCTCGGGGTCATGCGCTACTGGCTCGACCTGGGCGTCGACGGCCTGCGCCTGGACGCCATCCCTTACCTGATCGAGCGCGACGGCACCAACAACGAGAACCTGCCCGAAACCCACCAGGTGCTGAAAAAGATCCGCGCCGAGATCGATGCCAACTACCCCGACCGCATGCTCCTGGCCGAGGCCAACCAGTGGCCGGAAGACACCCAGTTGTACTTTGGCGAAGGGCAGGGCGATGAATGCCACATGGCTTTTCACTTCCCGCTGATGCCGCGCATGTACATGGCCGTGGCCCAGGAAGACCGCTTTCCGATCACCGACATCCTGCGTCAGACCCCGGAGATCCCGGCCAACTGCCAATGGGCGATCTTCTTGCGCAACCACGATGAGCTGACCCTGGAGATGGTCACCGACCGCGAGCGCGACTACTTGTGGAACTACTACGCCGAGGATCGCCGGGCGCGGATCAACCTCGGCATTCGCCGGCGCCTGGCGCCGCTGCTGCAGCGCGACCGGCGCCGGGTCGAGCTTTTGTGCAGCCTGCTGCTGTCGATGCCCGGCACGCCGACCCTGTACTACGGCGACGAAATCGGCATGGGCGACAACATCTACCTGGGCGACCGCGATGGCGTGCGCACGCCGATGCAGTGGTCGATCGACCGCAACGGCGGGTTCTCGCGCGCCGACCCGGCGCGCCTGGTGCTGCCGCCGATCATGGACCCGCTGTACGGTTTCCAGTCGGTCAACGTCGAGGCCCAGGCCCACGACCCGCATTCGCTATTGAACTGGAACCGCCGCCTGCTGGCGGTGCGCAAGCAGCAAAAAGCCTTCGGCCGCGGCGCACTGAAGATGCTCACGCCGAGCAACCGGCGGATTCTCGCCTACATCCGCGAGTACACCGGCAGCGACGGCAAGGCCGAGATCATCCTCTGCGTGGCCAACGTCTCGCGCGCCGCACAGGCGGCTGAGCTTGAGCTGCAGCAGTACGCCGACAAGGTGCCGGTGGAGATGCTCGGCGGCAGTGCCTTCCCGCCGATCGGCCAGTTGCCGTTTCTGCTGACCTTGCCGCCTTACGGCTTTTACTGGTTCCTGCTCGCTGACAAGGACCAGATGCCCAGCTGGCACATGGAGCCGGCCCAGAGCCTGCCGGAGTTCACCACACTGGTGCTGAAAAAGCGCATGGAAGAGCTGCTTGAAGCGCCGTCGCGGGCCACTTTGCAAGACAGCATCCTGCCCCAGTACCTGCCCAAGCGCCGCTGGTTTGCCGGCAAGGAAAGCCGCATCGAACAGGTGCAGATCGCCTACGGCGTGCGTTTTGGCGACACCACCAGCCCGGTGCTGCTCAGCGAGATCGACGTGCAGGGCGGCGGCCAGAGCAGCCGCTATCAACTGCCGTTCGGCCTGATCGGCGAAGAAAACATCAACAGCCCGGCGCCGCAGCAACTGGCCCTGGCGCGGGTGCGCCGCGGCCGCCAGGTGGGGCTGATCACCGATGGCTTCGTGCTTGAGAGCTTCGTGCGCGCGGTATTGGCCGGCTGCAAGGACGGCTTGCGCTTGCCGTGCAGCGAGGGCGAGCTGCGTTTTACCGCCACAGAACAACTGGCGGCATTGAACCTGGGCGACGACGCGCAAGTGCGCTACCTGAGCGCCGAGCAGTCCAACAGTTCGGTGGTGGTCGGTGGCAGCCTGGTGCTCAAGCTGATCCGCCGGGTCAACCCCGGGGTGCACCCCGAGCTGGAAATGAGCGCCTACCTGACGGCCGCAGGCTTTGCCAATATCTCGCCGCTGCTGGCCTGGGTCAGCCGCGTCGACGCTAAGGCGCAACCGCACCTGCTGATGATCGCCCAGGGCTACCTGAGCAATCAGGGCGACGCCTGGGACTGGACCCAGAACAACCTCGAACGGGCCATCCGCGACGAGATGGAGCCATCGAGCAACGATCAGGACGTGCACACCGATGCCCTGCAGGACCTTGCCGATTTTGCCGCCTTGCTCGGCCAGCGCCTGGGCGAGATGCACCTGCTGCTGGCGGCGCCCAGCGCCGATCCGGCGTTCCAGCCGCGGGCCAGCAGCAGCCGCGACAGCCAGGCCTGGAACAAGCACATCAGCGCCCAGCTGAGCCGCGCCCTGGACCTGCTGCAAGCACATCGCGCCAGCCTCGACAGCGCCAGCCAGGCCCTGGTCGACGACCTGCAACAGCAACGCAAGAGCCTGCTCAAGCACATAGCCGAACTGAGCAAACAGGCGGTCGGCGGGCTGTTGATGCGTGTACATGGCGACTTGCACCTGGGCCAGGTGCTGGTGGTGCAGGGCGATGCCTACCTGATCGATTTCGAAGGCGAACCGGCGCGACCGCTGGATGAGCGGCGGGCCAGGCACAGCCCGTACAAGGATGTCAGCGGCGTGCTGCGTTCATTCGACTATGCTGCAGCGATGGTGCTGCGCAGTGCTTCTGCTGTCGACCTTTGCGAGGCTGCCCGTCAGGCGCGTCAGCGCGTCGCCCGCCGTTACCTGCACCAGGCCCGGCATGCTTTTGTCGAGGCCTATGGGCTGGCCACCGCGGCCATGCCCCATGCCTGGCAGCAGGCTGACGGCGAGCAGGCGGCGCTGGCGTTGTTCAGCCTCGAGAAAGTCGCCTACGAAATCCTCTACGAAGCCGAGAACCGTCCGCATTGGCTGGCCGTGCCTTTGCATGGCCTGCATGGTCTGATCAGTACCTGGGGAGAGCAGTAA
- a CDS encoding alpha-1,4-glucan--maltose-1-phosphate maltosyltransferase, producing the protein MTRDEPFETDRMTAASDHPGQALSLSQALLEPRIVIENTVPVLDGGLFAVKAVVAEPVQVSSKVYADGHDALAVMLNWRQAHSRRWHRVPMQFAGNDLWQAEFTVSEQGRHLFSIEAWIDPFATYCHDLEKKFNAGVAVPLELQEGLLQIEHNIGRSNGPLRDQLQALYQHLPGLPVDEQVALLLHPDTAVLMAEAEHRTYLSRSPEYPLDVERIQARFASWYELFPRSVTDDPERHGTFNDVHQRLPMIRDMGFDVLYFPPIHPIGVRHRKGRNNALQAEPGDPGSPYAIGGAEGGHEAIHPQLGSREDFRRLVAAAAGHGLEIALDFAIQCSQDHPWLKEHPGWFSWRPDGSIRYAENPPKKYQDIVNVDFYAADSVPALWLALRDVVVGWVKEGVKTFRVDNPHTKPLPFWHWLIANVRSQYPDVIFLAEAFTKPAMMARLGKVGYSQSYSYFTWRNTKAELQSYFEELNQPPWCYCYRPNYFVNTPDINPYFLHESGRAGFLIRAALAAMGSGLWGMYSGFELCEATPVPGKEEYLDSEKYQIRPRDFSQPGNIIAEIAQLNRIRRQNPALHTHLGVAFYNAWNDNILYFGKRTAERDNFILIAVSLDPHNAQEAHFELPLWELGLDDHADTFGEDLMSGHRWTWHGKTQWMRIEPWHLPFAVWRIEKAH; encoded by the coding sequence ATGACCCGCGATGAGCCCTTCGAAACCGACCGTATGACTGCGGCTAGCGACCACCCGGGCCAGGCCCTGAGCCTGTCCCAGGCCCTGCTCGAACCGCGGATCGTGATCGAGAACACCGTGCCGGTGCTTGATGGCGGGCTGTTTGCGGTCAAGGCGGTGGTCGCTGAGCCGGTGCAGGTCAGCAGCAAGGTTTACGCCGACGGTCATGACGCCCTGGCAGTGATGCTCAACTGGCGCCAGGCCCACAGCCGGCGCTGGCACCGCGTGCCGATGCAGTTTGCCGGCAATGACCTGTGGCAGGCCGAGTTCACCGTCAGCGAGCAGGGCCGCCACCTGTTCAGCATCGAGGCCTGGATCGACCCGTTCGCCACCTATTGCCACGACCTGGAGAAGAAATTCAACGCAGGCGTCGCGGTGCCCCTGGAGCTGCAGGAAGGGCTGCTGCAGATCGAGCACAATATCGGTCGCAGCAACGGCCCCCTGCGTGACCAGCTGCAGGCCCTGTACCAGCACCTGCCCGGTTTGCCCGTCGACGAGCAGGTGGCCTTGCTGCTGCACCCGGACACCGCCGTTCTGATGGCCGAGGCCGAGCACCGTACCTACCTCAGCCGCAGCCCTGAATACCCGCTGGATGTCGAACGCATCCAGGCCCGGTTCGCCAGTTGGTACGAGCTGTTTCCGCGCTCGGTCACCGACGACCCCGAACGGCACGGTACCTTCAATGACGTGCACCAACGCTTGCCGATGATCCGCGACATGGGCTTTGACGTGCTGTACTTCCCGCCCATCCACCCGATCGGTGTGCGCCACCGCAAGGGCCGCAACAATGCCTTGCAGGCCGAGCCCGGTGACCCCGGCAGCCCTTATGCGATTGGCGGCGCCGAGGGCGGGCACGAGGCGATTCACCCACAACTGGGCAGCCGCGAGGATTTTCGCCGGCTGGTGGCCGCCGCCGCCGGGCACGGCCTGGAAATCGCCCTGGATTTTGCCATTCAGTGTTCCCAGGACCACCCCTGGCTCAAGGAGCACCCGGGCTGGTTCTCCTGGCGCCCGGACGGCAGCATCCGCTATGCCGAGAACCCACCGAAAAAGTACCAGGACATCGTCAACGTCGACTTCTATGCCGCCGATTCGGTACCGGCCCTGTGGCTGGCGCTGCGCGATGTGGTGGTGGGCTGGGTCAAGGAGGGGGTCAAGACCTTTCGCGTCGACAACCCGCACACCAAGCCCTTGCCGTTCTGGCATTGGCTGATCGCCAATGTGCGCAGCCAGTACCCGGACGTTATCTTCCTCGCCGAGGCCTTCACCAAGCCTGCGATGATGGCGCGCCTGGGCAAGGTCGGTTACTCCCAGAGCTACAGCTACTTCACCTGGCGCAACACCAAGGCCGAGCTGCAAAGCTACTTCGAGGAGCTCAACCAGCCGCCGTGGTGCTACTGCTACCGGCCGAACTACTTCGTCAATACCCCGGACATCAACCCGTACTTTCTGCATGAATCGGGGCGTGCCGGCTTCCTTATTCGCGCCGCGCTGGCGGCCATGGGCTCGGGCCTGTGGGGCATGTACTCAGGGTTCGAGCTGTGCGAGGCGACGCCGGTGCCAGGCAAGGAGGAATACCTGGATTCGGAGAAGTACCAGATCCGCCCGCGCGACTTCAGCCAGCCAGGCAATATAATCGCCGAAATCGCCCAGCTCAACCGTATCCGCCGGCAGAATCCGGCCTTGCACACCCACCTGGGCGTGGCTTTCTATAACGCCTGGAACGACAACATCCTGTACTTCGGCAAACGCACTGCCGAGCGCGACAACTTCATCCTCATCGCCGTCAGCCTCGACCCGCACAACGCCCAGGAGGCGCACTTCGAACTGCCGTTGTGGGAGCTGGGCCTGGACGACCATGCCGACACCTTCGGCGAAGACCTGATGAGCGGCCATCGCTGGACCTGGCATGGCAAGACCCAATGGATGCGCATCGAGCCCTGGCACCTGCCGTTCGCTGTCTGGCGTATCGAAAAAGCCCACTAG